Proteins encoded in a region of the Sugiyamaella lignohabitans strain CBS 10342 chromosome B, complete sequence genome:
- the REI1 gene encoding Rei1p (Cytoplasmic pre-60S factor; required for the correct recycling of shuttling factors Alb1, Arx1 and Tif6 at the end of the ribosomal large subunit biogenesis; involved in bud growth in the mitotic signaling network; GO_component: GO:0005737 - cytoplasm [Evidence IEA,IEA]; GO_component: GO:0005737 - cytoplasm [Evidence IDA] [PMID 14562095]; GO_component: GO:0005737 - cytoplasm [Evidence IDA] [PMID 15107529]; GO_component: GO:0022625 - cytosolic large ribosomal subunit [Evidence IDA] [PMID 16648468]; GO_component: GO:0022625 - cytosolic large ribosomal subunit [Evidence IDA] [PMID 19433447]; GO_component: GO:0030687 - preribosome, large subunit precursor [Evidence IDA] [PMID 16648468]; GO_component: GO:0030687 - preribosome, large subunit precursor [Evidence IDA] [PMID 19433447]; GO_component: GO:0030687 - preribosome, large subunit precursor [Evidence IDA] [PMID 23212245]; GO_function: GO:0046872 - metal ion binding [Evidence IEA,IEA]; GO_function: GO:0043565 - sequence-specific DNA binding [Evidence IDA] [PMID 19111667]; GO_process: GO:0007117 - budding cell bud growth [Evidence IGI] [PMID 15107529]; GO_process: GO:0000278 - mitotic cell cycle [Evidence IGI] [PMID 15107529]; GO_process: GO:0006913 - nucleocytoplasmic transport [Evidence IMP] [PMID 16651379]; GO_process: GO:0042273 - ribosomal large subunit biogenesis [Evidence IGI,IMP] [PMID 16648468]; GO_process: GO:0042273 - ribosomal large subunit biogenesis [Evidence IMP] [PMID 16651379]; GO_process: GO:0042254 - ribosome biogenesis [Evidence IEA]): MNEIVVTEPNRGGEGAPLFTCNTCGLTFPTADLQRIHMKTDWHRYNLKRRVASLPPISSEMFAEKMINQQHIQKLAEERTGRGSSSRSSGQRQVTKKDKKREERLLRKATSNNRAASSTYSKTGGSTAAKGPATGEEISRPSSPEGSVASGISSTFSLGDPVGSHYAPSVTDEDSDLYNDDSEEDTHYTKAENVVPVPETREVSDDEDLDEDARIEKELARYKAKALHIPPNVCLVDGKELQTVEENVAYMTKKYGLYVPEQEYLVDLEGLITYLGEKVGLGNMCLACSFQGRNVESVRAHMIAKSHVRIPYETTQEKLEVSEFYDFSSSYTRKSKAPANDEVEYDGNEDEDDWEEVDEDDDDDFGDDDEVPEDEIVDDSGFELALAPGLRAGHRSLQRYYKQSLRSNEITREGQGTVMAVDVRSAGLITARDPVEEKQQKLIWKNTRKQQNINYRRDKFINQQKHYRDELLQ; this comes from the coding sequence ATGAACGAGATTGTGGTCACTGAGCCCAACAGGGGCGGTGAAGGCGCCCCTCTGTTTACCTGTAATACCTGTGGTTTGACATTCCCTACAGCTGATTTACAAAGAATTCATATGAAAACCGACTGGCACAGGTATAATTTGAAGAGAAGAGTAGCATCTCTTCCTCCTATTTCCTCTGAAATGTTTGCTGAAAAGATGATTAATCAACAACACATTCAAAAGCTTGCTGAAGAAAGAACTGGTCGAGGTTCATCATCCCGAAGCTCTGGCCAGAGACAAGTAACGAAGAAGGATaaaaagagagaagagaGACTGCTACGAAAGGCCACTAGCAACAATAGAGCTGCTTCTAGTACATATTCTAAGACTGGTGgctcaacagcagcaaaggGACCAGCTACTGGTGAAGAGATTTCGAGGCCAAGTAGCCCTGAGGGTAGTGTTGCCAGTGGCATCTCTTCTACTTTCTCTCTCGGTGATCCTGTTGGAAGCCATTATGCACCGAGTGTGACTGATGAGGATTCGGATCTTTATAACGATGACTCGGAAGAAGACACTCATTACACCAAGGCTGAGAATGTGGTCCCTGTGCCTGAAACTAGGGAAGTTagcgatgacgaagatCTTGACGAGGACGCTCGTATTGAAAAGGAATTAGCCAGATACAAGGCAAAGGCATTGCATATTCCTCCTAATGTTTGTCTGGTTGATGGTAAGGAGCTACAAACTGTAGAGGAAAATGTTGCCTATATGACGAAGAAGTATGGCTTGTATGTGCCGGAACAGGAGTATTTGGTCGACCTTGAGGGGCTTATTACGTACCTTGGCGAAAAGGTTGGTCTTGGTAACATGTGTTTGGCCTGTTCTTTCCAGGGTCGCAATGTCGAGAGTGTGCGTGCACATATGATTGCTAAGAGCCATGTGCGCATTCCATATGAAACCACCCAAGAAAAATTGGAAGTTTCTGAGTTTTATGATTTCTCATCTTCTTATACCCGTAAATCCAAGGCACCCGCTAATGACGAGGTTGAATATGATGgaaatgaagatgaggacGATTGGgaagaagttgatgaggatgatgatgatgactttggggatgatgatgaggttCCGGAAGACGAGATTGTTGACGACTCAGGATTTGAACTTGCTCTCGCTCCTGGTTTACGCGCTGGCCATCGTAGTTTGCAAAGATACTACAAACAAAGCTTGCGATCAAATGAGATCACTCGAGAGGGTCAAGGAACTGTTATGGCTGTGGATGTAAGGTCTGCTGGTCTTATTACGGCTCGTGATcctgttgaagaaaagcagcagaagcttATCTGGAAGAATACCAGAAAACAGCAGAACATCAATTATCGTAGAGATAAGTTTATCAACCAACAGAAGCATTATCGTGATGAACTATTACAGTAG
- the WSC4 gene encoding Wsc4p (Endoplasmic reticulum (ER) membrane protein; involved in the translocation of soluble secretory proteins and insertion of membrane proteins into the ER membrane; may also have a role in the stress response but has only partial functional overlap with WSC1-3; GO_component: GO:0005789 - endoplasmic reticulum membrane [Evidence IDA] [PMID 10196219]; GO_component: GO:0016021 - integral component of membrane [Evidence IEA]; GO_component: GO:0016020 - membrane [Evidence IEA,IEA]; GO_function: GO:0008565 - protein transporter activity [Evidence IMP] [PMID 10196219]; GO_process: GO:0045047 - protein targeting to ER [Evidence IMP] [PMID 10196219]; GO_process: GO:0006612 - protein targeting to membrane [Evidence IMP] [PMID 10196219]; GO_process: GO:0009408 - response to heat [Evidence IGI] [PMID 11589572]), translating into MCSSENTGSSGQMHVSPYQSNGLCSQTCQGYAFGVLQDKTCWCSNITPGSAESVGDCNDQCPGFPSDKCGNLFKGYFAYILLGTPSGTMSESSSQATSTSASSSTSSSSSSSSSSSSSSSSSSSSSSSSSSSSSSSSSSSSSSSSSSSLSSSSSSQATSSSSSSTSTPSAAVSSISSISSEDSSSFSSTTLSTVMSSSTAGASAASESGRKVNGQGESANHSSFFSDKGKVAGVFTAVAIIILLLLGLIFFLCYRRRNVVATGKSSPTSSFSDTGKPGGSPQFGGSNVVVTNGGAAIKRDQSNATTLAGLSYDEKSRMENGTIIPIVDQRLDPGQMYLRWHESDSRRSLHDEYDYSRRVLRVANPDHGLDSLEKEGIN; encoded by the coding sequence ATGTGTTCTTCAGAGAACACAGGTTCTTCGGGACAAATGCATGTGAGCCCATATCAATCAAATGGCCTATGTTCACAAACATGCCAAGGTTATGCTTTCGGTGTGTTACAAGACAAGACCTGTTGGTGTTCTAATATCACTCCGGGCTCAGCAGAGTCTGTGGGTGACTGTAATGATCAATGTCCAGGGTTCCCCAGTGACAAATGTGGCAATCTGTTCAAGGGATATTTTGCATATATCTTGTTAGGCACTCCTAGTGGCACCATGAGTGAGTCGTCAAGTCAAGCAACAAGTACTAGTGCTAGCAGTAGtacaagctcaagctcaagttCAAGCTCTAGCTCCAGCTCAAGCTCCAGTTCTAGTTCTAGTTCTAGCTCTAGCTCTAGTTCTAGTTCTAGCTCTAGCTCTAGCTCTAGCTCTAGCTCCAGCTCTAGTTCCTCCTTAAGTAGTAGCTCATCATCACAGGcaaccagctccagctcaAGTTCGACTTCCACGCCATCGGCAGCTGTCTCCTCAATctcatcaatatcttcagaagattcttcatcattttcGTCGACTACATTATCCACGGTTATGTCTTCGTCGACAGCCGGTGCCAGTGCTGCATCTGAATCTGGTCGCAAGGTAAACGGTCAAGGAGAATCTGCTAATCACTcatcatttttttctgacaAAGGAAAAGTAGCAGGCGTTTTTACAGCTGTGGCCATAATTATACTACTTCTACTTGGTCTGATATTCTTCTTATGCTATCGTAGAAGAAATGTGGTTGCGACTGGAAAGAGCAGTCCCACAAGCTCATTCAGTGACACAGGTAAACCCGGAGGGTCTCCTCAGTTTGGTGGATCAAATGTTGTTGTTACCAATGGGGGTGCAGCTATTAAGAGAGATCAGTCGAATGCCACGACTCTTGCAGGTTTGAGCTACGACGAAAAGTCCCGCATGGAAAACGGTACAATCATACCTATTGTTGACCAACGATTAGATCCTGGTCAAATGTACCTACGATGGCATGAGAGCGACTCTAGAAGAAGTTTACACGATGAATATGACTATTCTAGGAGGGTTTTAAGAGTCGCCAATCCCGATCATGGTCTAGATAGTTTAGAAAAAGAGGGTAtcaattaa
- the YKE4 gene encoding Zn(2+) transporter YKE4 (Zinc transporter; localizes to the ER; null mutant is sensitive to calcofluor white, leads to zinc accumulation in cytosol; ortholog of the mouse KE4 and member of the ZIP (ZRT, IRT-like Protein) family; GO_component: GO:0005783 - endoplasmic reticulum [Evidence IEA]; GO_component: GO:0005783 - endoplasmic reticulum [Evidence IDA] [PMID 16760462]; GO_component: GO:0005789 - endoplasmic reticulum membrane [Evidence IEA]; GO_component: GO:0016021 - integral component of membrane [Evidence IEA]; GO_component: GO:0016021 - integral component of membrane [Evidence ISM] [PMID 12192589]; GO_component: GO:0016020 - membrane [Evidence IEA,IEA]; GO_function: GO:0046873 - metal ion transmembrane transporter activity [Evidence IEA]; GO_function: GO:0005385 - zinc ion transmembrane transporter activity [Evidence IMP] [PMID 16760462]; GO_process: GO:0006811 - ion transport [Evidence IEA]; GO_process: GO:0030001 - metal ion transport [Evidence IEA]; GO_process: GO:0055085 - transmembrane transport [Evidence IEA]; GO_process: GO:0006810 - transport [Evidence IEA]; GO_process: GO:0006829 - zinc ion transport [Evidence IEA]; GO_process: GO:0006829 - zinc ion transport [Evidence IMP] [PMID 16760462]), which produces MGFLLFVVIDKTMRVFSGQNGHSHGHDHSHAHDHCHSQKSKHEKESEQTLENIAIASGSKKSSSISSIKKRNKSETDESKKRDQTFEEEARHRESAVSNPSTSATLSAYLNMIADFSHNITDGLAMSASFYVGQNIGASNCFAMFWHEAPHQVGDFVLLLQGGFSKKKALKAQFVTVFGAYLGTMIGIALNSFALPFATNAETARASVAPGIFGSNVMISDLMLPFSTGAFLYIATVGILPEVLHSEEDVNTTKMGHAVKCIFQLVSALGGLYIMFILS; this is translated from the coding sequence ATGGGCTTTCTGttatttgttgttattgataAGACTATGAGGGTTTTTAGTGGCCAAAATGGACATAGTCATGGTCATGATCATAGCCATGCTCACGACCATTGCCATAGCCAAAAGAGCAAGCATGAAAAAGAATCAGAACAAACCTTGGAAAATATTGCAATTGCTTCGGGTAGCAAGAAGTCAAGCTCTATATCATCGAttaaaaagagaaataaaagtGAAACAGATGAGTCCAAAAAAAGGGATCAAacttttgaagaagaggctaGGCATAGAGAGTCAGCGGTGTCTAATCCAAGCACTTCGGCAACATTATCTGCTTATTTAAACATGATAGCTGACTTTTCACACAATATCACAGATGGACTCGCTATGTCAGCATCATTCTACGTTGGCCAAAATATTGGTGCTTCGAATTGCTTTGCAATGTTCTGGCATGAGGCTCCACATCAAGTTGGTGATTTTGTTCTTCTGTTACAGGGAGGCTTTAGTAAAAAGAAAGCGTTAAAGGCTCAGTTTGTCACAGTGTTTGGTGCCTACCTTGGGACTATGATTGGGATCGCCTTGAACTCTTTTGCATTACCATTTGCGACTAACGCTGAAACTGCGCGGGCGTCTGTTGCGCCTGGTATATTTGGTTCCAATGTGATGATCAGTGATCTCATGCTGCCATTTTCAACTGGCGCTTTTCTCTACATTGCCACTGTGGGCATTCTTCCGGAAGTCCTTCATAGTGAAGAGGATGTAAATACTACTAAAATGGGGCATGCCGTTAAATGCATATTTCAACTTGTTTCTGCATTAGGTggtttatatataatgtTCATATTGTCGTAA
- the POX1 gene encoding acyl-CoA oxidase (Fatty-acyl coenzyme A oxidase; involved in the fatty acid beta-oxidation pathway; localized to the peroxisomal matrix; GO_component: GO:0005782 - peroxisomal matrix [Evidence IDA] [PMID 11967269]; GO_component: GO:0005777 - peroxisome [Evidence IEA,IEA,IEA]; GO_function: GO:0003995 - acyl-CoA dehydrogenase activity [Evidence IEA]; GO_function: GO:0003997 - acyl-CoA oxidase activity [Evidence IEA,IEA]; GO_function: GO:0003997 - acyl-CoA oxidase activity [Evidence ISA] [PMID 2189786]; GO_function: GO:0050660 - flavin adenine dinucleotide binding [Evidence IEA]; GO_function: GO:0016491 - oxidoreductase activity [Evidence IEA]; GO_function: GO:0016627 - oxidoreductase activity, acting on the CH-CH group of donors [Evidence IEA]; GO_process: GO:0006635 - fatty acid beta-oxidation [Evidence IEA]; GO_process: GO:0006635 - fatty acid beta-oxidation [Evidence IMP] [PMID 12819196]; GO_process: GO:0033540 - fatty acid beta-oxidation using acyl-CoA oxidase [Evidence IEA]; GO_process: GO:0033540 - fatty acid beta-oxidation using acyl-CoA oxidase [Evidence ISA] [PMID 2189786]; GO_process: GO:0006631 - fatty acid metabolic process [Evidence IEA,IEA]; GO_process: GO:0006629 - lipid metabolic process [Evidence IEA]; GO_process: GO:0008152 - metabolic process [Evidence IEA]; GO_process: GO:0055114 - oxidation-reduction process [Evidence IEA,IEA]): MALQPNLTSNVTINGKDYNTYTEPSVALAGERAKTKFDVRQLTYFLDGGKEITEKLESFATTIERDPTFSNDDSYDLPLEKAREVTMKHVAKVAEYTFQVSGDVQEIARRMSIVSLVSQSALTRIRIYLGLFMNGIRGSGTDAQISYWESKGASNAKKFYGCFAMTELGHGSNVAGLETTATFDRQTDEFIINTPHSGACKWWIGGAAHTATHALVFARLIVDGKDYGVKNFVVPLRNVHDHSLKQGIALGDIGKKMGRDGVDNGWIQFSNVRIPRTFMLMRYAKVDRNGKVTEPPMAQLAYGPLIIGRVNISLDSFSVGKRFITIAIRYAAARRQFGSDPHAPESKILDYTHHQRRLLPRLAYLYAMKAGVDELLDLQYSTTSKLDNLQTSSDKATLSSVLADLKDLFAQSAGIKAFSTWATSEIIDECRQACGGHGYSAYNGFGQGYGDWAVNCTWEGDNNVLCLSNGRALIQKGLKKTLPVRCKSLGRRDIRDFDVILEAWESVSSQAINHAVALYRELTKSLNPTQAFEELSQHRFEIARINTRYFFVRAFINRIQKAKDDGTDGSIIDVLSDLARLFSLWSIEKEGAFLKYGFITSDQLDQITDHVDSYCKRVREQAIGLTDAFNLSDFMINSPIGNYDGDVYKNYFSKVTRRNNPRKNFKAPYHDQLIKPFLFRKEDSPIDRSELE; the protein is encoded by the coding sequence ATGGCTCTCCAACCGAACCTGACGTCCAATGTGACGATTAATGGAAAAGATTACAACACCTACACAGAGCCATCAGTTGCTTTGGCTGGAGAGCGTGCTAAAACCAAGTTTGATGTCCGACAACTAACATACTTTTTGGACGGCGGTAAAGAGATCACTGAAAAGCTGGAGTCATTTGCAACCACCATCGAGCGAGATCCTACTTTCTCAAATGATGATAGCTATGACTTGCCTCTCGAGAAGGCTCGTGAGGTGACGATGAAGCATGTTGCGAAAGTGGCAGAATATACCTTCCAGGTGAGCGGTGATGTTCAAGAAATTGCCCGAAGAATGTCAATTGTGTCCTTGGTTAGTCAAAGCGCACTGACTAGAATCAGAATTTACCTGGGCCTATTTATGAATGGTATCCGAGGATCAGGCACTGACGCGCAAATCTCATACTGGGAATCGAAGGGCGCTAGCAATGCTAAGAAATTCTATGGATGTTTTGCGATGACTGAGCTGGGTCACGGTTCCAATGTCGCTGGTTTAGAGACTACTGCAACATTTGACCGTCAAACTGATGAGTTCATTATCAACACTCCTCATTCAGGTGCTTGTAAATGGTGGAtcggtggtgctgctcaTACTGCCACCCATGCGCTTGTATTTGCGAGATTAATTGTTGATGGAAAAGATTACGGTGTCAAAAACTTTGTAGTTCCTTTGCGCAATGTTCATGACCATAGTCTCAAACAGGGTATTGCTCTGGGAGATATCGGCAAGAAGATGGGTAGAGATGGCGTTGATAATGGTTGGATCCAGTTCTCAAATGTCCGTATTCCGCGTACCTTTATGCTCATGAGGTACGCCAAAGTCGACCGCAACGGTAAGGTCACTGAGCCCCCAATGGCACAATTGGCATACGGCCCTCTTATAATAGGTCGTGTTAACATTTCCTTAGACTCTTTCAGTGTGGGAAAAAGGTTTATCACAATTGCCATTCGATATGCAGCAGCTCGGAGACAGTTTGGATCAGATCCCCACGCCCCTGAATCGAAGATTTTGGATTACACGCATCACCAAAGACGACTGCTACCACGACTTGCTTACTTATATGCTATGAAGgctggtgttgatgagCTCCTTGACCTTCAATACTCTACCACAAGTAAACTAGACAACCTGCAAACAAGTTCTGATAAGGCTACTTTGAGCTCGGTATTAGCTGATTTGAAGGATCTGTTCGCCCAATCAGCGGGAATCAAAGCATTCTCAACCTGGGCTACTTCGGAAATAATTGACGAGTGTAGACAGGCGTGCGGTGGCCACGGTTACAGTGCTTACAATGGATTTGGCCAAGGATACGGTGATTGGGCAGTGAACTGTACTTGGGAAGGTGACAACAATGTTCTCTGTTTATCTAATGGCAGAGCGTTGATCCAAAAGGGACTGAAGAAAACTCTGCCAGTACGTTGTAAATCACTTGGTAGACGTGATATTCGGGACTTTGATGTAATTCTTGAAGCATGGGAGTCTGTATCTTCTCAAGCGATCAATCATGCGGTTGCACTATATCGAGAATTGACCAAGTCCCTCAACCCCACTCAAGCATTTGAAGAGTTATCTCAACACCGCTTTGAAATTGCTCGTATCAATACTAGATATTTCTTTGTTCGGGCATTTATTAACAGAATTCAGAAGGCAAAGGATGATGGTACTGATGGTAGCATCATTGATGTCCTTTCTGATTTGGCCAGGTTATTTTCTCTATGGTCCATTGAGAAAGAGGGCGCTTTCTTGAAGTATGGATTCATTACATCTGATCAATTGGATCAAATCACTGATCATGTTGATTCTTATTGCAAGCGTGTACGGGAACAAGCAATCGGTTTGACTGATGCCTTCAACCTCAGTGACTTCATGATCAACTCGCCTATTGGAAATTatgatggtgatgtttATAAGAATTATTTTTCTAAGGTCACAAGAAGGAACAATCCGAGAAAGAATTTCAAGGCACCATATCATGATCAGCTCATTAAACCTTTCCTTTTCAGAAAGGAGGATTCACCTATCGACCGGTCGGAATTGGAGTAA